Genomic segment of Flavobacteriales bacterium:
CTATTTTATTTTCGCTTAAAAAAATGGTATGGCGTTTTTAGAAGTTCGAAATGTTACCAAAGCCTACGAGGGGCATCTGGCCATAAAAGACCTCAACTTTTCGATTCCGGATAAAAAGATTTTTGGATTGTTAGGCCCTAATGGTGCAGGAAAAACGACACTTATTCGCATCATCAATCAAATAACAGCCGCCGATAGCGGGGAGGTAATTTTTGATGGAGAAAAATTGCAACCAAAGCACATAGAACGCATTGGATACTTGCCCGAAGAACGTGGACTTTATAAAAAAATGAAAGTGTTGGAGCAGGTTGTTTATTTTGGCAGATTAAAGAATCTCTCAAAGCAAGAATCTGAAAAAAGAGCGTTGCACTGGCTCAATAAATTTGGACTAAACGATTGGAAATACAAACGCATTGACGAGCTGAGCAAGGGCATGGCTCAAAAGGTTCAATTTATTTTAACGGTTTTGCATCAGCCCGATTTAATAATCCTCGACGAGCCTTTTAGCGGTTTCGACCCAGTAAATACTGAACTGATAAAATCAGAGATTAAGGAGTTAAACAAAGCTGGAGCGACCATCATTTTTTCTACACACCGAATGGAATCGGTGGAGGAAATTTGCGACTATGTGGGCATGATTAACAAATCGCAAAAAGTGTTGGAAGGCAGTGTGATGGACGTAAGAAATTCGTATAAAAAGAATGAATTTGAGGTGGAGTATAAAGGAAGCCTCGATGGTTTTGTGCCTCAGCCGGCAAGTGTGGAAATAAATGATGATACGAAAGTGAACAAAGCCACCTTTGTGATTGATTGGAACGAAAAAAAGGAACTAATAAATAAGTTAAATCAACAAGTTGATATTGAGTCGTTTAATGAAAATTTACCAAGCATAAACGATATTTTTATTGCAAAAGTAAAGGAGGGAAACAATGGGTAAAATTGGATTAATAACCTGGCGGGAATACATTACCAGAGTTCGAAAGAAATCATTTTGGATAATGACCTTTTTGGGGCCGGTGCTCATGGCAGGGTTTTATGGTTTAGTTATTTATGTTTCTCTAAATGATAACATCTCTAAGAATGATCAGAAAATTTTGGTGTATGACGAATCCGGTATTGTCAAAGACAAATTGCAAAACACAGATGATTTGGCTTTTGAATACGGCACGGGTTGGAAAGAAAAGAATGCCAATACGTTGAAAGAAGTTTACACAGGATGGTTGTTTATTCCGGAAGGATTTGATATTTACAATCCGCAAAAAATTGTTTTTGAGTCGGAAAACAATATTTCTATAGATGCCAAAGAGCGAATTTCTGACAGAATAGAAATGGCCATTCGCAATGAAAAAATGAAAAAACTTGGCGTTTCGCAATCATCAATAGACAGCGTGAAAACCACAGTTAGCATAACTGCTCTTACCATTGATGAAACGGGCGAGGCCAAAACCAGTAGCATAGAGGTAAACACCATTGTTGGCATGGCCATGTCTTTTGTTATCTATTTCTTTATCTTTTTATACGGTGTTCAGGTTATGAAAGGTGTAATAGAAGAAAAAACAAATCGGATTGTAGAGATTGTTGTATCAAGCGTTAAACCATTTCAGCTCATGATGGGAAAGGTATTTGGTTTGGCTCTAGTAGGGCTTACACAAATAGGAATGTGGATTGGGCTGACAGCCGTTTTGTCTGTCATAATCACAAAGTTTGTGGTTTCGGGCAATATTGCGGAGGCCATTGAGATGGCAAAACATGCACAAACAATGCCCATAGAGCAAATGGCTCAAATGGATACAAGTCCATTTTCGGGAGCTTTGAGTGGTTTCTTTAATTTGAATTTGCCTTTTATTGTTCTAATGTTTGTCAGCTATTTTATTGGAGGATATTTGATGTATTCGGCTCTTTTTGCCGCCGTTGGAGCTGCCGTAGATGCCGAAACAGAAACACAACAATTTATGATGCCAATTACTTTACCACTCGTTTTTTCAATGGCTATTTCCTTCAGTATGGTGGTTCGCGACCCCAACGGCCCAATGAGTTTTTGGTTGAGCATAGTGCCATTAACCAGCCCGGTGGTGATGATGGTAAGAGCTCCGTTTTTAAACTTAAGCACTCAATGGTGGGAGGTTTTGCTATCGTTGGGATTGCTGGTGGCCACATTTACTTTCACTATATGGCTGGCAGGTAGAATATATCGCACCGGCATATTGATGTATGGCAAAAAAGCAACCTACAAAGAATTGTTTAAATGGCTGTTTTATAAGGGCTAAAAGCCTTCAATAAAAGGCTTAGAAGCAATAAAAAAAACTTTACCAAGCAATCGTGCTTTCCAATACATTTGCTGATGTTTTTCGGTATATGAAATGGGATAAAGCAATTGAGTTTTTGCGAAAATATCTGCTGATAATTTGGCACTACATAAAAGTTGGTTGGCAAAAATATTGGCAGTTCTCATGGTTTAATAGGGCAGCACACAAACAGAGCAGTTTTGGTAAAAAAACACTCCGATTAGGTTATACTTTTTTTGCCATTTTGTTATTATTTTTATTTCTTATAGAAACAAATTTCTTGTGGCTTTTTGGAGCCTCTCCCGGAATTAAAGAAATAAAAAACCCAAAAATTCCGATTGTTTCAAAAGTGTATTCATCTGATAATGTGTTGATTGGGCAGTATTATATCGAAAAAAGAGAACCTGTAACTTTTGAAGAAATAGATACCAACACCATCAATGCATTAATAGCCACCGAAGATATTCGATTTTACAAACATCATGGCCTCGATTTTTATGGCTTAGCTTCAGCAGTTGTCTCTACCATAAAGGGTAATAAGCGAGGTGGGAGTACCATTACCAATCAATTGGCTAAAAATCTATTTAAAACACGAAAAAATAAATCGAAAGGTTTGTTTGGATATATTCCGTTGGTCCGCACGTTGGTAGCCAAAGTCAAAGAGTGGGTCATAGCCTTTAAGTTGGAGTTTTTCTTCAGCAAAAACGAAATTCTGACCATGTATTTCAATACGGTAGATTATGGCAACAACGCCTCTGGAATTAAGTCGGCTTCCACATTTTATTTTTCAAAAAATCCTAAACAGTTAAAAATCGAAGAATCGGCAGTGCTTGTTGGTTTGCTCAAGGGAATAACGAAGTATAACCCAAAATCAAATCCCGAAAATGCCAAGGATAGGCGAAATGTGGTATTGCGTCAAATGACAAAATATGGCTATTTAGATTCTACCAAAATGGAAAAGCTGTGTTTAAAACCGATGAAGCTGAAAATAACGGAAATAGTGAAAGACAAAGGTATTGCCCCGTATTTTAGAAGCACACTCGAAAAGGAATTACACCAATGGTGCGATGAAAACAATGTGAATGTTTATGTGGATGGATTGCAGATTCATACCACCATTGACAGCAGAGTACAAAAATATGCCGAGCAGAGTGTGGCAGAAAATATGCAAAACATACAAGCCAATTTCAAAGCTTCCATCGGTGGTAAATATTGGATTGATAAGACTATTGCCGAACAGAAAAAAGAATTGAAAAACCAAAACGAAAAAACCAAAATGGAGGAAGAGTTCGAGAATTTAGTAAAGCAAAGTGAGCGATATAAATATCTAAAAGCCAGTGATTTGACTGATGAAGAAGCCATGGCCGAAATGGAAAAAAAGCACGCCACCACAATTATTGTTGGAGGCAAACTCAAAAATGCGACTATTTCATCTATAGACTCTATAAAAAATGATTTTGAACAAATGCATTGTGGCATGGTATCCATCAATCCTAAAACAGGCGAGGTATTGGCCTGGGTAGGTGGCAGCAATTGGGAGCAAACAAAGTTTGACAATGTGTGGCAGGCTCGCCGTCAGGTGGGTTCCACATTTAAACCATTGGTATATGCCACAGCCTTAGAGCAAGGCATGGAGCCTTGCAAAACCATGGTGGACAAACCATTAAAGTTTGAAACCAAAATAAACGGAAAAAACGTGACTTGGAATCCAACCAATTCGTATGGAGGATATGCAGGTAGCATGACATTAAGACAAGCACTGGCTCGTTCTTCAAATACGGTTGCCGTGCAATTGGCTCAAGAGGTTGGAGTTAAAAATGTGGTAAAATTTGCCCAATCATGCGGCATTACTTCCGAAATGGAGGCCGACTTGAGCATTGCTTTGGGCACAGCCTCTGTAAGTCTTTTTGAAATGGTTCAAGCCTATGGAGTTTTTGCCAATGGCGGAAAATTGAAAAAAGTGCGATGGATTAACAAAATTTTGTCGAATGATGGTGAGCTTTTGATGGATAATACCAATAATGACGAGGAACAAGCCGTGATGTCGGCAGAAAATGCTTACGCCATGACCTATTTAATAAGAGGAGGGGTGGAAGAAGGAGGTGGCTCAGCTCGTGGGCTGCATAATTACGGGGTAACAGTGGGCAATGAAATTGGTGGAAAAACAGGCACCACCAACGACTATCGCGATGGTTGGTTTATATCCATGAGCCATGATTGTGTGTCGGGAGCTTGGGTAGGAGGCCGCGATATGAGGGTACACTTTGGTTCGGCCTTGGGGCAAGGTGCCAAAACTGGTTTGCCCATTGTTGGAAGGTATCTTCAACTGGCATACAACGATGCAAATTGCCCAATAAAAAAGGGAAAATTCGACCGCCCGGAAGACTATGAAAAGTTTCTCTATTGCTATATCGTACCGGATACAAGCGTAGTCAACGACAGCACACTGCAATTGGCAGATAGCCTTTTTATGGAAATGATTGAGGACAGTTTTGATTTTAAAGAGCTGGACTTGAATGCCCTTCCGGTTCCAACACCTCAGGCGGTAGAAACTGAGCAGTAAGGAAATTAAATTTTCATTTTATAAAATCCGGTTTTACATTTTGATGTATCAAAACCTTGTTTGGAAAGATATTTCAGGAAACCTTCTTGTTTGAAATGGCTCACACTTTTGTCAAGATAAATAATGCCAGTATAATGGAGAAACATATTCCAGTTATAGCCATGGAGATTTTTTAACCAAATTATTTGGTAATCGTTCAGTGGTTGATGATTCCATTTTTTATTTGAAAAAGAATCTATAATCAGAATATTTTCATGGGCTATTTTAATTTCTGCCGGATTGTTTCTAATTACCCACTCGGGTTGCGATATGGGTTGATTTTGTCCCAAATAACCCTTTGAAGTGATGTGCGGAATGCAATGAAACTTAAAATCAGACTCAACAAAGGCAGGAAAAACACACGAAACACCTTGCGGATTTTGAATAGTGAGCAAAGAATATTTTCCCATATCATAAAACACCAATTCGGTGGTATGTGTTAGAGTATTCTTTCGAAAATTTTGAGTCAAAAAGAAGGTTAGGAAGCAGGAAATGCCTGCCAACAAATAAGCAGGTTTGTTTCTTTTTTCAGAAAAAATCAAAAACAAAATGATTGCAAGCGATACCAAAATCAACTCAATTGCGGAAATATAATACCCCTCAATAAACGCATTCGGAATGTTTTGAATAATATCAATTACAGCACGAATAAACCATAGATAGGCTGATAGAAAATAGGCTAAAATGCTACCAACAAGGGGGATAGAGTGAAAAATAAATAAGGCCACAGCAAGATATACCGCCACAGTAATGGCAGGAATAACTATAAGATTGGAAATGAAAAATAGCACCGGAAATTGCTGAAAATAGAATAATCCTAATGGGAAAGTGGCCAATTGTGCAGCCACTGAAACAGCCAATAGGGTATAAACTTTATCTAAAAACCAGGAAGAGGTGGACGACAAATTTCGGAGTTTATTTTTGAGGTAAACGATGCCAGCTACCGCCAAATAAGAGAACTGAAAACCAACATTCATTAAGTTTAGTGGGTTGATAATCAGCAAAATAAAGGCTGAAAAAGCCAGTGTATTATAGATGTTTGTAAACTGTTTTAAATGTTTGCCAAGAGCCAATACCGTAAACATAAGGGCTGCTCTGTTTACCGATGCCGAAAATCCAGTGAGAAGAGCAAAACCCCATAATACCAGAAGAATCAAAGCTAACTGAATGTTCCTTTGCCGCGTTGTTTTATCCAAAAAGCCCAAAAGTTTACTCACCAACAAGAACAAAATGCCCACGTGCAGCCCGCTAACCGCCAACACATGCATGGTGCCAGTGTGAGAAAAGGCCTCCACGGTGTAGTCGTCCAATTCAGATTTGTCTCCCAATAGCAAAGCTTTAACGATCGCTTGGTCAGAGGGGTTGGCAAGGTATTGTTCAATCACCTTTTGCAGAGATTCGTTTAGCCTAAAACCGATGTGAAGCAATTTATTTTTTGTTCCTACACCAACAATGCAATAGTTGTTTTTTCGGGCAAATATTTGATAATCAATATTTTTGTAATGTAAGTATTTCTGATAGTCGAACTCATTGGGGTTGGCTGGAGGTGGTATTTTTATTGGCTCACCATGTATATCCACAATATCGCCATAGTTTGGAATATGTTCTTTTGATAAATAGACCAATATTTTGCCCTGCGTGGTGTGTTCCATACTGTCAAAAACCGACAACACCTCCGCTTCACATTTCCAGAATTTAGTGGTTTCTATGGGTGGTTGAGTCAGGCGAACTCTCAGCTTTGTGGTATCAAAAAAGCCGAAATAATTTGGTTTATTTCTATCAAAAGAAAAGTGGCTTAGACTATAACCCAACAAACCAATTATGATAAAAATCTGAATGCCTTGTGCCGTTTTTAACTTAAATTTAAGCGAAGTTTTTACAAAAAATAAGACAAAATATCCGGCAAGTGCAGCAAGCAAAATAAATGCAATAATGGGCGACCAAAATGGAAAGAAAAAGTAGGCCGAAATGCCCAAAAGGAGCGGAATTAGTAGCCGAACAAAAGGTGCTTCTTTCCAAAAGTTGTTAGTTTGCATAAATGTTTACTTTTTAGAAATTGTATTGGGTTACATATATCGCCGCAAAATCAGTGTTTTTAATTCTTCAACCAATGCGTCATCCATATCCCAATTGCCCGATTCTCCCAAATTGGCCAGCAGCAGTGCGGCCTCATCAAAATTGTTGGCCGTGTCGAGAGCCGATATAGAGGCATTGTATTTTTCGGGATTGTTGCCAAACAATTCGTTTTGCAACTCATAGCGTTTGCTGATGCTGATACCCTTTTTAATAGATTCAAGCTTCGTAAATTTTAATCGCTCATATACATCATTTACCTGCACCGGAGGTGTAGGTTTCGGGGGTGCAACAGGGTTAGGTTTTGGGGCTACGGGTTCTTGTTTTGCAGGTTCTTCAACAATCGGTGCTGTCTCGGGCACAATAGGTTTTACCTCAACAACCGGTTCGGGTTTGGGGGTTGGCAAAACCACGGGTTCAGGTCGAGTAACTTCCACAATAACTTCTGGTTCTTTCTCCAATTCAGGTTCAATCATTATTGGTTCAGGAATAAACTTAGGTTTTGTGATAGGTTGCACTGGTTCCGGCACTTTTATTATTTGTTTGGCAATAGAAAACTGGTCGCATAGGGTGTAAAGTTTAACAATGTGGCTTTGCATTTGAGCCAAATCAATTTCGCTATTCGAATCGTTTATAACCATTCGTTGATGATTGATTTGCAGGAGCTGCAAGGTATTTTCAATTTCTTTTAAAATATCGTCTCTACTCATTGTTAAAACTTTTGTAGAGGCAAAAATAAGGGTAAAAAGCAAAAGATTTTTGGAACTATGATTACCTCTATCTATCAATCAAAGAAAAAAAATCAAATGCCACAAAACAATCAAATTGAAATACATTTGCCTAAATGCACAACCGATAAGCACATGTTTGTAGAACCCAAAGTAGAAAAAGGATGGCTTGAAGTGATATGCGGCTCAATGTTTTCGGGAAAAACCGAAGAGTTGATTCGCAGGGTAAAACGGGCAAAAATTGCCAATCAAAAGGTGAAAATTTTTAAACCAATGATTGATCAACGATATCATCGTAGTGATGTGGTTTCGCATGATTCCAATAGTATAGAGTCGTTTCCGGTAAACAAAAGTGAAGAAATTATGGCTTTGCTGGGCAATGCAGACGTGGTGGGAATAGATGAGGCTCAATTTTTCGACAATCGTTTGCCCGAGGTTTGTAATCAGTTGGTTAAAAGGAAGATACGAGTAATAGTGGCCGGACTGGATATGGATTTTAAGGCCCAGCCATTTGGCCCTATGCCATCACTGTTGTGTCAGGCACAATATGTCACAAAGGTGCATGCCATC
This window contains:
- a CDS encoding ATP-binding cassette domain-containing protein, encoding MAFLEVRNVTKAYEGHLAIKDLNFSIPDKKIFGLLGPNGAGKTTLIRIINQITAADSGEVIFDGEKLQPKHIERIGYLPEERGLYKKMKVLEQVVYFGRLKNLSKQESEKRALHWLNKFGLNDWKYKRIDELSKGMAQKVQFILTVLHQPDLIILDEPFSGFDPVNTELIKSEIKELNKAGATIIFSTHRMESVEEICDYVGMINKSQKVLEGSVMDVRNSYKKNEFEVEYKGSLDGFVPQPASVEINDDTKVNKATFVIDWNEKKELINKLNQQVDIESFNENLPSINDIFIAKVKEGNNG
- a CDS encoding ABC transporter permease, encoding MTFLGPVLMAGFYGLVIYVSLNDNISKNDQKILVYDESGIVKDKLQNTDDLAFEYGTGWKEKNANTLKEVYTGWLFIPEGFDIYNPQKIVFESENNISIDAKERISDRIEMAIRNEKMKKLGVSQSSIDSVKTTVSITALTIDETGEAKTSSIEVNTIVGMAMSFVIYFFIFLYGVQVMKGVIEEKTNRIVEIVVSSVKPFQLMMGKVFGLALVGLTQIGMWIGLTAVLSVIITKFVVSGNIAEAIEMAKHAQTMPIEQMAQMDTSPFSGALSGFFNLNLPFIVLMFVSYFIGGYLMYSALFAAVGAAVDAETETQQFMMPITLPLVFSMAISFSMVVRDPNGPMSFWLSIVPLTSPVVMMVRAPFLNLSTQWWEVLLSLGLLVATFTFTIWLAGRIYRTGILMYGKKATYKELFKWLFYKG
- a CDS encoding transglycosylase domain-containing protein — translated: MKWDKAIEFLRKYLLIIWHYIKVGWQKYWQFSWFNRAAHKQSSFGKKTLRLGYTFFAILLLFLFLIETNFLWLFGASPGIKEIKNPKIPIVSKVYSSDNVLIGQYYIEKREPVTFEEIDTNTINALIATEDIRFYKHHGLDFYGLASAVVSTIKGNKRGGSTITNQLAKNLFKTRKNKSKGLFGYIPLVRTLVAKVKEWVIAFKLEFFFSKNEILTMYFNTVDYGNNASGIKSASTFYFSKNPKQLKIEESAVLVGLLKGITKYNPKSNPENAKDRRNVVLRQMTKYGYLDSTKMEKLCLKPMKLKITEIVKDKGIAPYFRSTLEKELHQWCDENNVNVYVDGLQIHTTIDSRVQKYAEQSVAENMQNIQANFKASIGGKYWIDKTIAEQKKELKNQNEKTKMEEEFENLVKQSERYKYLKASDLTDEEAMAEMEKKHATTIIVGGKLKNATISSIDSIKNDFEQMHCGMVSINPKTGEVLAWVGGSNWEQTKFDNVWQARRQVGSTFKPLVYATALEQGMEPCKTMVDKPLKFETKINGKNVTWNPTNSYGGYAGSMTLRQALARSSNTVAVQLAQEVGVKNVVKFAQSCGITSEMEADLSIALGTASVSLFEMVQAYGVFANGGKLKKVRWINKILSNDGELLMDNTNNDEEQAVMSAENAYAMTYLIRGGVEEGGGSARGLHNYGVTVGNEIGGKTGTTNDYRDGWFISMSHDCVSGAWVGGRDMRVHFGSALGQGAKTGLPIVGRYLQLAYNDANCPIKKGKFDRPEDYEKFLYCYIVPDTSVVNDSTLQLADSLFMEMIEDSFDFKELDLNALPVPTPQAVETEQ
- a CDS encoding ComEC family competence protein, with product MQTNNFWKEAPFVRLLIPLLLGISAYFFFPFWSPIIAFILLAALAGYFVLFFVKTSLKFKLKTAQGIQIFIIIGLLGYSLSHFSFDRNKPNYFGFFDTTKLRVRLTQPPIETTKFWKCEAEVLSVFDSMEHTTQGKILVYLSKEHIPNYGDIVDIHGEPIKIPPPANPNEFDYQKYLHYKNIDYQIFARKNNYCIVGVGTKNKLLHIGFRLNESLQKVIEQYLANPSDQAIVKALLLGDKSELDDYTVEAFSHTGTMHVLAVSGLHVGILFLLVSKLLGFLDKTTRQRNIQLALILLVLWGFALLTGFSASVNRAALMFTVLALGKHLKQFTNIYNTLAFSAFILLIINPLNLMNVGFQFSYLAVAGIVYLKNKLRNLSSTSSWFLDKVYTLLAVSVAAQLATFPLGLFYFQQFPVLFFISNLIVIPAITVAVYLAVALFIFHSIPLVGSILAYFLSAYLWFIRAVIDIIQNIPNAFIEGYYISAIELILVSLAIILFLIFSEKRNKPAYLLAGISCFLTFFLTQNFRKNTLTHTTELVFYDMGKYSLLTIQNPQGVSCVFPAFVESDFKFHCIPHITSKGYLGQNQPISQPEWVIRNNPAEIKIAHENILIIDSFSNKKWNHQPLNDYQIIWLKNLHGYNWNMFLHYTGIIYLDKSVSHFKQEGFLKYLSKQGFDTSKCKTGFYKMKI
- a CDS encoding thymidine kinase; amino-acid sequence: MFVEPKVEKGWLEVICGSMFSGKTEELIRRVKRAKIANQKVKIFKPMIDQRYHRSDVVSHDSNSIESFPVNKSEEIMALLGNADVVGIDEAQFFDNRLPEVCNQLVKRKIRVIVAGLDMDFKAQPFGPMPSLLCQAQYVTKVHAICMKCGDVASYTFKKIHNDQTVELGERELYEARCRSCYDEGMATIKEQIKMDL